In the Lascolabacillus massiliensis genome, one interval contains:
- a CDS encoding 3'-5' exonuclease, whose amino-acid sequence MGLTITKQELAELEKVNFEGEIYVIDHPAEVDNAVAYLSTKSALGFDTETKPAFKRGQVNNVALLQLATEDECFLFRLNKIGYPESLEKLLCNESVKKIGLSLRDDFAALRKRTGKKPQNFIDLQLFVDKFGIEDNSLQKIYAIIFGKKISKSQRLSNWEAAELTPAQQSYAAIDAWACLKIYNYLTQSKKNNNRKKQ is encoded by the coding sequence GTGGGATTAACTATTACTAAACAGGAGTTGGCAGAGTTGGAAAAGGTAAATTTTGAAGGAGAAATTTATGTTATAGATCATCCGGCTGAAGTAGACAATGCTGTTGCATATCTTTCTACTAAATCTGCTCTGGGATTCGATACCGAAACTAAGCCTGCTTTTAAACGCGGTCAGGTTAATAATGTTGCCTTGCTTCAGCTTGCAACAGAAGATGAGTGTTTTTTATTCAGGCTTAATAAAATTGGCTACCCGGAATCACTTGAGAAGTTATTGTGTAATGAGTCAGTTAAGAAAATTGGACTTTCTCTTAGAGATGATTTTGCCGCACTGCGTAAAAGAACTGGAAAGAAACCACAAAACTTCATCGACCTTCAACTTTTTGTAGATAAGTTTGGTATAGAAGATAACAGCCTGCAAAAGATTTATGCAATCATATTTGGAAAAAAAATATCAAAAAGTCAGAGACTTTCTAACTGGGAAGCAGCTGAATTAACTCCGGCACAACAGTCCTATGCCGCCATAGATGCCTGGGCTTGTCTGAAAATATATAATTATCTAACTCAATCTAAGAAGAATAACAATAGAAAGAAACAATAG
- a CDS encoding DUF5063 domain-containing protein yields the protein MKKRDIDEIIYDKNVIEFLTVAVNFCSYLEAEEKLSRSEWIDKMLKILPLMYMKASMLPDTIETFEEPPAPFVREEDYARVVYTISEIMGEEDVYLDVFMDEMKYSERPISATVSENIADIYQDVRNFVSVYQMELTEQMQSAINICTVNFRTYWGQKLVNVLRPLHSIKSREFENEDYDDFLNMEDSWD from the coding sequence ATGAAAAAACGTGACATAGATGAAATAATTTATGATAAAAACGTAATTGAATTTCTGACTGTGGCAGTCAATTTTTGTTCATATCTTGAGGCAGAAGAAAAGCTTTCTCGTTCAGAATGGATCGACAAAATGCTTAAAATTCTTCCACTTATGTATATGAAGGCATCTATGCTCCCGGATACAATAGAAACTTTTGAGGAGCCGCCTGCACCTTTCGTTCGTGAAGAAGATTATGCAAGGGTTGTTTATACGATAAGTGAAATTATGGGAGAAGAGGATGTTTATCTTGATGTTTTTATGGATGAAATGAAGTATAGCGAAAGACCTATTTCTGCTACTGTTTCTGAAAACATTGCTGATATTTATCAGGATGTAAGGAATTTTGTTTCTGTATATCAGATGGAGCTCACAGAGCAGATGCAGAGTGCAATAAATATCTGCACTGTAAATTTTCGCACATATTGGGGACAAAAGCTTGTAAATGTTTTACGCCCATTACATTCAATCAAAAGCAGAGAGTTTGAAAATGAAGATTATGATGATTTCTTAAATATGGAGGATTCGTGGGATTAA